Proteins encoded within one genomic window of Actinomycetes bacterium:
- a CDS encoding YccF domain-containing protein has product MEILRVILNLLWLVLAGIWSAIGYAIAGVFMFVLFFLIVTIPFGIASFRMAGYALWPFGRTVIRDPDAGLASAIGNVLWFILAGWWLALGQFLAGVALCITIIGIPFGIANFKLARLSLNPLGKQVVPVEYADAAASGFQSYVPVQ; this is encoded by the coding sequence ATGGAGATTCTCCGAGTGATTCTGAACCTGCTCTGGCTGGTCCTGGCTGGGATTTGGAGCGCCATCGGCTACGCCATCGCTGGCGTATTCATGTTCGTGTTGTTCTTCCTCATCGTCACCATCCCCTTCGGCATCGCGTCGTTCCGGATGGCCGGATACGCGCTCTGGCCGTTCGGGCGAACCGTGATCCGCGATCCTGACGCCGGCCTAGCCAGCGCGATTGGGAACGTGCTCTGGTTCATTTTGGCGGGTTGGTGGCTGGCGTTAGGTCAGTTCCTCGCCGGAGTGGCACTGTGCATCACCATCATCGGCATTCCCTTTGGCATCGCGAATTTCAAACTCGCTCGGTTGTCACTGAATCCCCTCGGCAAGCAGGTAGTTCCGGTGGAATACGCCGATGCGGCGGCCTCCGGCTTCCAGTCCTACGTTCCGGTGCAGTAG
- a CDS encoding transglutaminase family protein, with the protein MAGGRRLEIVHRSGYRYVTDVVASFNEVRMRPAEVGGQLLVSHTLEVEPGAVVHAYRDYWGAVVEAFDIHHPHRVMEVVASSVVLTPAGHPGARGVDWSDIAELAVQDRYCEYLMPTGYVDEIAPDDPRYAMVEQLRGLASPADAVRAAVANIHEHMTYTPGVTSVFTTSGEAWETGQGVCQDFAHAALSLLRTLRIPARYVSGYLHSKEEAVGETVVGESHAWIEAWFGGWEAFDPTNHRTVGSAHVKVASGRDYLDVPPLKGLYAGGGSEALGVEVQITQLAGDEQMPW; encoded by the coding sequence ATGGCGGGAGGTCGAAGACTGGAGATCGTGCACCGATCCGGATACCGATACGTGACGGATGTGGTGGCCTCGTTCAACGAGGTCCGCATGAGACCGGCCGAGGTAGGCGGTCAACTGCTGGTGAGTCACACTCTGGAAGTAGAGCCGGGCGCGGTAGTGCACGCCTATCGGGACTACTGGGGTGCGGTTGTCGAAGCTTTCGACATTCATCACCCACATCGGGTCATGGAAGTTGTCGCAAGTTCAGTCGTGTTGACTCCCGCCGGTCATCCAGGTGCCCGAGGTGTCGATTGGTCTGACATCGCCGAACTCGCGGTGCAAGACCGGTACTGCGAGTACCTCATGCCCACCGGCTACGTCGACGAAATCGCGCCAGATGATCCCCGATACGCCATGGTGGAGCAGTTACGTGGGCTTGCTTCTCCTGCGGATGCCGTTCGAGCGGCGGTAGCGAATATCCACGAACATATGACCTACACCCCTGGTGTGACGTCGGTTTTCACCACGAGCGGTGAAGCCTGGGAAACGGGACAAGGGGTCTGCCAGGACTTTGCCCACGCGGCGCTATCGCTGTTGCGGACATTGCGGATTCCGGCCCGCTACGTCAGCGGGTACCTGCATTCTAAGGAGGAGGCAGTCGGCGAGACGGTAGTTGGCGAGAGCCACGCCTGGATCGAAGCGTGGTTCGGTGGTTGGGAGGCCTTTGATCCCACCAACCACCGCACCGTGGGGTCGGCGCATGTCAAGGTGGCGTCCGGTCGCGACTACTTGGATGTTCCGCCGTTGAAGGGACTGTATGCCGGCGGCGGCTCCGAGGCCCTTGGTGTGGAAGTTCAGATCACCCAGCTCGCCGGTGACGAGCAGATGCCCTGGTGA
- a CDS encoding alpha-E domain-containing protein, whose translation MLSRIAESFFWIGRYLERSEATARLLAEHHQLLVEERTVPEEVGCAVLLDSLSLPVERVSDASSLVGAVIGTVEDASTVVGSISAARENARGIRDQLSVEVFEALNATYIALSRGRVYAASPGVALHRVEERLLTVNGIIEWTMSRDEGYLFLSLGRCLERIDMMARLLGVRHDQLWPEGGPVATLRSAGSLSAFQRTQDSLEGDSVRRFLVLDPDFPRSLRACAAGAESAVRGLQRIGSSDSGDLLREVGMLRSRLEYAVDPSPGEVDALCADAQAAAARSSDSVARGFFHQAGTIVWSH comes from the coding sequence ATGCTAAGTCGAATCGCGGAATCCTTCTTCTGGATCGGTCGCTATCTCGAACGTTCGGAAGCCACCGCCCGCCTGCTGGCAGAGCATCATCAACTCCTGGTGGAGGAGCGGACTGTCCCAGAAGAGGTGGGTTGCGCCGTTCTGTTGGATAGCCTCTCGTTGCCAGTCGAACGCGTATCCGACGCCTCGTCACTGGTAGGGGCGGTAATCGGGACCGTCGAAGATGCCTCGACAGTGGTTGGCTCGATTTCCGCAGCCCGGGAAAATGCCCGCGGGATTCGCGACCAGTTGTCAGTTGAGGTGTTTGAGGCGCTCAACGCCACCTACATTGCCTTGAGTCGAGGCCGGGTCTACGCCGCCAGTCCCGGCGTTGCGCTGCATCGGGTAGAGGAGCGGCTGCTCACCGTCAACGGAATCATCGAGTGGACGATGTCGCGGGATGAGGGGTACCTCTTCCTCAGCCTGGGCCGCTGCTTGGAGCGCATCGACATGATGGCGCGGCTGTTGGGTGTGCGACACGATCAGTTGTGGCCAGAGGGCGGCCCCGTCGCGACACTGCGTTCCGCCGGTTCCCTGAGCGCTTTTCAACGCACGCAGGATTCACTGGAAGGTGACTCGGTGCGACGCTTCCTCGTGCTCGATCCGGACTTTCCGCGCTCACTGCGCGCCTGCGCAGCCGGTGCGGAGTCCGCGGTGCGAGGGTTACAGCGGATCGGATCGAGCGACAGCGGTGATCTGCTGCGCGAAGTGGGCATGCTGCGGTCGCGGCTGGAGTACGCCGTCGATCCATCACCCGGTGAGGTCGACGCGCTGTGTGCTGACGCTCAAGCAGCTGCGGCTAGATCCAGTGATTCGGTGGCGCGGGGATTCTTCCATCAAGCTGGCACGATCGTGTGGAGCCACTGA
- the argS gene encoding arginine--tRNA ligase, with protein MTPDSLAAAIAAALEQLRSDGVLAIDELPAITVERPRNRDHGDYATNIALVLAKRAGKPPRELAEVVAEQLRAVAGIDSVEIAGPGFINIRLASAAQGAIAAEIVAAGDSYGNGELLAGTSFNIEFISANPTGPLHLGHTRWAAVGDAIARVLAAAGAEVGREFYVNDRGVQMDNFGRSIANLAAGEQPPEDGYHGAYVADLAAEILAEHPKYADLAGEDRLVAFREAGYQRQLQQQQQVLELFRTHFDVWTSERTLHESGAVEQGLARLREQGHVYESDGALWLRTTEFGDDKDRVLIKADGELTYFASDTAYYIDKRRRGFDICLYLLGADHHGYVGRLRAVAACAGDDPNYNIEIPIGQLVKMMKGGEEVRLSKRAGNIVSLEDLVDEVGVDAARYSLIRYPVDSPLTLDLDLLIKRSNDNPVYYVQYAHARISSVLRNAAELGIDWRQQEFDPGLLADPAEAALLGVLAEFPRIVTGAAELREPHRIARYLEQLATAYHKFYDSCRVLPRGDEEVDATGVARLWLCAATRQVVANGLRLCGVSAPERM; from the coding sequence GTGACCCCGGACTCCCTAGCAGCGGCGATCGCTGCCGCATTGGAGCAGCTGCGTAGCGACGGCGTGCTCGCCATCGACGAGTTGCCTGCCATCACCGTTGAGCGCCCGCGTAACCGCGATCACGGTGACTATGCCACCAACATCGCGTTGGTCTTGGCTAAGCGGGCTGGTAAACCGCCACGTGAATTGGCGGAGGTGGTCGCGGAGCAGTTACGGGCTGTTGCCGGCATCGATTCAGTTGAGATCGCTGGCCCTGGCTTCATCAACATCCGGTTGGCATCGGCCGCGCAGGGAGCCATCGCCGCCGAGATCGTGGCAGCCGGTGACTCCTATGGCAACGGAGAGCTTTTAGCCGGGACGAGTTTCAATATCGAGTTCATCTCGGCCAACCCCACTGGCCCGCTGCACTTGGGTCATACCCGATGGGCGGCGGTGGGAGATGCGATCGCTCGGGTCCTCGCCGCGGCTGGGGCTGAGGTAGGCCGGGAATTTTACGTCAACGATCGTGGTGTCCAGATGGACAACTTCGGTCGCTCGATCGCTAATCTCGCTGCCGGGGAGCAGCCACCCGAAGACGGGTATCACGGCGCCTATGTGGCGGACCTCGCCGCAGAGATCTTGGCCGAACATCCCAAATACGCCGATCTCGCCGGGGAGGATCGTCTGGTTGCCTTTCGTGAGGCGGGCTACCAGCGACAGTTGCAGCAGCAGCAGCAAGTGCTGGAACTCTTTCGCACCCACTTTGATGTCTGGACTTCCGAGCGGACGTTGCACGAATCAGGTGCAGTGGAGCAGGGGCTCGCTCGGCTGCGGGAGCAAGGCCACGTGTATGAATCTGATGGCGCGTTGTGGCTGCGGACCACCGAATTTGGCGACGACAAGGACCGAGTGCTGATCAAAGCAGACGGTGAACTGACCTACTTCGCCAGTGACACCGCGTACTACATCGACAAGCGGCGGCGTGGCTTTGATATCTGCCTGTACTTGCTCGGAGCAGATCACCATGGGTATGTGGGCCGACTGCGGGCGGTGGCCGCCTGCGCCGGCGATGATCCGAACTACAACATCGAGATCCCTATTGGGCAACTAGTCAAGATGATGAAGGGTGGCGAAGAAGTCCGGCTATCCAAGCGTGCCGGCAATATCGTCTCGCTGGAGGACCTTGTCGATGAGGTCGGGGTAGACGCTGCTCGCTATTCCTTGATCCGCTACCCGGTGGATTCTCCGCTGACGCTGGACCTCGATCTACTCATCAAGCGCTCCAACGACAATCCGGTCTACTACGTGCAATACGCCCACGCCCGGATTTCCTCGGTGCTGCGCAATGCTGCTGAGTTGGGCATCGACTGGCGGCAGCAGGAGTTCGATCCGGGTCTGCTTGCGGATCCGGCGGAAGCAGCGCTGCTGGGGGTGCTGGCGGAGTTTCCGCGCATCGTTACCGGTGCTGCCGAACTGCGGGAGCCGCACCGGATTGCTCGCTACCTCGAGCAGTTGGCGACGGCCTATCACAAGTTCTACGACTCCTGCCGGGTGCTCCCACGTGGCGACGAAGAAGTAGACGCGACTGGTGTGGCCCGACTGTGGCTGTGCGCCGCTACCCGTCAGGTAGTGGCCAATGGCCTGCGGCTGTGTGGCGTATCGGCCCCGGAGCGCATGTAG
- a CDS encoding homoserine dehydrogenase — MTVALLGGGTVGSQVSRILTDSADDLAARVGSRLRLVGVAVRDTGKTRPGIPAELVTDDAAALAASGADIVVELIGGIEPAASYISAALEAGSSVISANKALMAERGGELHALAEKQGVDLYYEAAVAGAIPLLRPLGDSLAGDRVRTVLGIVNGTTNYILTRMDEEGADYAAVLADAQRLGYAEADPTADVGGLDAAAKAAILASLAFHTRVTGADVYCEGITEVTGADVAAARDMGFVIKLLAIADSTPSGEGVCVRVHPTMVPRTHPLASVRGAFNAVFVEADAAGEVMFYGQGAGGEPTASAVLGDLVTAARNRVSGSRGAASSTYNDVAILPIGEASTSYYVNLHVADQPGVLAEISQVFADHGVSILAVRQDGQGEAAGLIIRTHAAKESALSATIDQVSGLASVKRVVGVMRVVGEQ; from the coding sequence ATCACTGTCGCGTTGCTGGGCGGCGGCACCGTCGGATCGCAGGTGTCGCGCATCCTGACTGACTCTGCAGATGATCTGGCTGCTCGTGTCGGTAGCCGACTGCGACTGGTCGGTGTGGCTGTTCGCGATACCGGCAAAACTCGACCCGGGATTCCGGCGGAATTGGTTACTGACGACGCTGCTGCGCTTGCCGCCTCCGGGGCAGACATCGTGGTGGAGCTGATTGGTGGCATTGAACCGGCCGCCAGCTACATCAGTGCAGCGCTGGAAGCAGGTTCCAGTGTCATCTCGGCGAACAAGGCGTTGATGGCGGAGCGCGGTGGCGAACTCCACGCTTTAGCCGAAAAACAGGGCGTTGATTTGTACTACGAAGCTGCGGTGGCCGGAGCGATTCCGCTGTTGCGGCCGTTGGGCGATTCACTGGCTGGTGATCGGGTGCGCACGGTGCTGGGCATCGTGAACGGCACCACGAACTACATCCTGACCCGGATGGATGAAGAGGGAGCCGACTACGCAGCAGTGTTGGCTGACGCGCAACGACTGGGCTACGCCGAAGCGGATCCCACCGCAGACGTGGGTGGGCTAGACGCGGCGGCCAAAGCCGCCATTTTGGCCAGCTTGGCCTTTCACACCCGAGTGACCGGCGCAGACGTGTACTGCGAGGGGATTACGGAAGTGACCGGCGCCGATGTCGCGGCCGCCCGAGACATGGGCTTTGTCATTAAGTTGCTAGCGATCGCCGACTCGACCCCCTCCGGTGAAGGAGTCTGTGTGCGCGTGCATCCGACGATGGTGCCGCGCACTCATCCGTTGGCCTCAGTGCGCGGTGCGTTCAATGCGGTCTTCGTTGAGGCCGACGCTGCCGGTGAGGTGATGTTCTACGGGCAGGGCGCCGGCGGCGAGCCGACTGCCTCAGCCGTCCTCGGTGATCTCGTCACCGCCGCGCGAAATCGGGTGAGTGGCTCTCGCGGTGCGGCATCTTCTACCTACAACGACGTAGCTATCCTGCCGATCGGCGAGGCGAGCACGAGCTACTACGTCAATCTGCATGTGGCAGACCAGCCCGGTGTCCTCGCGGAGATCTCTCAGGTCTTCGCTGACCACGGCGTCAGCATCCTGGCCGTTCGACAAGATGGCCAGGGTGAGGCAGCCGGGTTGATCATCCGCACCCACGCGGCCAAGGAATCTGCGTTGTCTGCCACGATCGATCAAGTGTCCGGACTGGCGTCGGTCAAACGCGTGGTCGGTGTGATGCGAGTGGTGGGTGAGCAATGA
- a CDS encoding circularly permuted type 2 ATP-grasp protein: protein MYATSGQPRPDQAGLLAALQELGPEGISERGRLRDAYLDQQGITFTLSGRERPLPLDLVPRILTATEWQEVEAGVAQRIRALEAFLSDLYGRQQVLTDGILPRRLILTSSHYHRAAFGFAPPNGVRIHVAGIDLIRDEEGRFRVLEDNLRNPSGVSYVLENRRALAHVLPEVFIGHRVRGVEEYPERLFDALVAAAPSGIDEPNVVVLTPGVHNSAHYEHAFLARRMGVELVEGRDLYCRDGYLWMRTTSGPQRVHVVYRRIDDEFLDPLHFRFDSVLGVPGLLNAARAGLVTIANAVGNGVADDKAIYPYVPDLIEYYLAEKPILPNVDTYDLQDSDQRDFVLDRIDRMVIKPSDASGGAGLLIGTKATDEELSKARQHVLEDPRGWIAQPVVTFSTAPTAVDEGNLGARHVDLRPFAVNSGDKIYVLPGGLTRVALPEGSLVVNSSQGGGSKDTWVLEPDDDTAVPPPRPERKVRRVPDSSVARSHPPRPHGDRQRQQESQQQQSGGDEEC, encoded by the coding sequence ATGTACGCCACCAGTGGTCAGCCGCGGCCAGACCAAGCCGGGTTGCTCGCGGCGCTACAGGAACTGGGGCCGGAGGGAATCTCCGAGCGAGGTCGGTTGCGCGATGCCTACCTTGATCAGCAGGGCATCACTTTCACGCTCTCCGGTCGCGAACGACCGTTACCGCTAGACCTCGTACCGCGGATCTTGACCGCGACCGAGTGGCAAGAAGTCGAGGCCGGTGTCGCTCAGCGAATCCGCGCGTTAGAAGCTTTTCTCTCCGATCTCTACGGCCGACAACAAGTACTCACCGATGGGATCCTGCCGCGGCGCTTGATCCTCACCTCTAGTCATTACCATCGGGCAGCCTTTGGTTTCGCCCCGCCCAACGGTGTTCGAATCCACGTGGCTGGTATCGATCTCATCCGCGATGAGGAAGGAAGATTCCGGGTCCTAGAGGACAACCTGCGAAATCCGTCCGGGGTCTCCTATGTGCTGGAGAATCGCCGGGCGCTGGCACATGTCCTGCCGGAGGTCTTCATCGGCCATCGTGTCCGTGGCGTGGAGGAGTATCCGGAGCGACTGTTCGATGCGTTGGTGGCAGCTGCCCCCAGCGGAATCGATGAACCGAATGTGGTGGTCCTGACCCCTGGCGTACACAACTCAGCCCACTATGAGCACGCATTCCTCGCGCGACGAATGGGTGTCGAGTTGGTGGAGGGTCGTGACCTCTACTGCAGGGACGGCTATCTGTGGATGCGGACCACTTCAGGACCGCAGCGTGTTCACGTCGTCTACCGTCGCATCGACGATGAGTTCTTGGATCCGCTGCATTTCCGGTTCGACTCAGTACTAGGCGTACCCGGATTGCTCAATGCCGCCAGAGCAGGTCTAGTCACTATCGCGAACGCGGTCGGCAACGGCGTCGCAGATGACAAGGCGATTTATCCGTACGTGCCAGATCTGATCGAGTACTACCTTGCCGAGAAGCCCATCCTGCCGAACGTGGACACCTATGACCTGCAGGATTCTGATCAACGCGACTTCGTCTTGGACCGGATTGATCGGATGGTCATCAAACCTTCGGACGCATCCGGCGGTGCTGGACTGCTGATCGGGACCAAGGCGACCGATGAAGAGTTGTCCAAGGCTAGGCAGCATGTCCTCGAGGATCCCCGCGGTTGGATCGCGCAACCCGTCGTCACGTTTTCGACCGCACCTACCGCGGTGGATGAAGGGAACCTGGGTGCGCGTCACGTGGATCTGCGTCCGTTCGCCGTGAACTCCGGTGACAAGATTTACGTCCTTCCTGGCGGGTTGACCCGGGTAGCGCTGCCGGAAGGATCGCTGGTTGTGAACTCCAGTCAAGGTGGCGGATCGAAAGACACCTGGGTGCTGGAGCCCGACGATGACACTGCGGTCCCACCGCCCCGACCGGAACGCAAAGTCCGGCGAGTACCGGACAGTTCTGTTGCCCGAAGTCACCCGCCTCGACCACACGGCGATCGGCAACGGCAACAAGAAAGCCAGCAGCAGCAGTCTGGTGGCGATGAGGAATGCTAA
- a CDS encoding macro domain-containing protein, whose translation MAKTKRSTVEVVEGDITTISVDVMVNAANEALLPGGGVCGAIHKAAGPSLAAECRNLGGCRTGAAKATAGYGLPATHVIHAVGPVWQGGFSGEDDLLASSYRSALALADELGAKSVSLPAISTGIFGYPPERAAAVAVSAVEAAVAAGEAPKQVLLCCFTPESAELHRRALASRNSQ comes from the coding sequence ATGGCTAAAACGAAGCGATCAACTGTCGAAGTTGTGGAAGGCGATATCACCACTATCTCGGTCGATGTGATGGTGAATGCCGCCAATGAAGCGCTCTTGCCCGGCGGTGGTGTCTGCGGTGCGATCCATAAGGCAGCAGGTCCAAGTCTGGCTGCGGAATGCCGCAACTTGGGTGGTTGCCGCACTGGTGCGGCCAAGGCCACCGCCGGTTACGGCTTGCCAGCGACACATGTCATTCACGCCGTGGGTCCGGTCTGGCAGGGCGGATTTTCGGGCGAGGATGATCTGCTTGCGAGCAGTTACCGGAGCGCCTTGGCCCTAGCTGATGAACTAGGCGCCAAGTCAGTTTCCCTACCTGCGATTTCCACGGGGATTTTTGGCTACCCGCCGGAGCGTGCCGCCGCGGTAGCAGTGAGTGCGGTTGAGGCTGCGGTTGCAGCCGGTGAGGCGCCCAAGCAGGTGCTGCTGTGTTGCTTCACACCGGAGTCCGCCGAACTTCATCGGCGGGCGTTGGCTAGCCGGAATAGCCAGTAG
- the lysA gene encoding diaminopimelate decarboxylase has translation MPAHPAGPRHGDIVDPHPAPDAPAVAGSLDPAVWPQSATRADNGALHVGGMDVRDIVAECGTPAVIYDEQHVRDAARAYAEAYSSQGADCDVYYAGKAFLTTRIARWIADEGVRLDVCTGGELEIALRAGVDPARLLFHGNNKSEAEIQAALSAGVGRFVVDSFTEIARLGQLATEQGVTTGVLVRVTVGVEAHTHEYIATAHEDQKFGLGLSDGNAAEAAHRVATMPNLELLGLHSHIGSQIFDPAGFEVAARRLVELAAKLAAEGITIGELNLGGGMGIAYLPGDDPLAVADMAKQIVAAVRAECEQSGQPMPRLAVEPGRAIVGTAGITLYTVGTIKRIELDAGGSRTYVSVDGGMSDNIRTALYDAEYTAVLANRESASEPELCRIVGKHCESGDIVVRDVWLPGDIATGDLIAVAATGAYCRAMASNYNAVPRPPAMGVRDGRLSTLLRRETVVDMLALDPGL, from the coding sequence ATGCCAGCACACCCCGCCGGACCCCGCCACGGTGACATCGTGGACCCGCACCCCGCTCCCGATGCACCGGCAGTGGCCGGTTCGCTCGATCCAGCCGTGTGGCCGCAGTCTGCGACTCGGGCCGACAATGGAGCCCTGCACGTCGGCGGCATGGATGTGCGCGACATCGTGGCAGAGTGCGGAACCCCGGCAGTCATCTACGACGAACAGCATGTCCGTGATGCGGCTCGTGCCTACGCTGAGGCCTACAGCAGCCAAGGTGCGGACTGTGACGTCTACTACGCCGGTAAAGCCTTCTTGACCACTCGGATCGCGCGCTGGATCGCCGACGAGGGGGTACGGCTAGACGTCTGCACCGGCGGCGAACTGGAGATTGCGCTTCGGGCGGGCGTTGACCCGGCCCGGCTGCTGTTTCACGGCAACAACAAAAGCGAAGCGGAGATTCAAGCGGCGCTGAGTGCTGGTGTTGGCCGATTTGTAGTGGATTCCTTCACCGAGATTGCCCGATTAGGGCAGCTAGCAACTGAACAGGGCGTCACCACTGGGGTGCTGGTGCGGGTCACTGTGGGAGTGGAGGCGCACACCCACGAATACATCGCTACCGCGCACGAAGACCAGAAGTTCGGTCTGGGGCTTTCGGACGGCAATGCTGCCGAGGCTGCCCATCGGGTAGCCACGATGCCCAACCTCGAGCTCCTAGGACTGCATTCTCACATCGGTTCCCAGATCTTCGATCCGGCCGGATTTGAGGTGGCTGCCCGGCGACTGGTGGAGTTGGCCGCAAAGCTAGCCGCTGAGGGCATCACCATCGGTGAGTTGAACTTGGGCGGTGGCATGGGGATCGCTTATTTGCCCGGTGATGACCCACTTGCGGTGGCAGATATGGCCAAGCAGATTGTTGCGGCGGTACGTGCGGAGTGCGAGCAATCCGGGCAGCCCATGCCGCGATTGGCCGTCGAACCTGGGCGAGCGATCGTCGGCACTGCTGGGATCACGCTGTACACCGTAGGGACGATCAAGCGGATTGAGTTGGATGCGGGTGGCAGTCGCACCTACGTTTCGGTGGACGGTGGCATGAGTGACAACATTCGTACCGCCCTCTACGACGCGGAATACACCGCGGTGCTGGCCAACCGTGAGTCGGCATCGGAACCGGAACTGTGTCGGATCGTCGGTAAACACTGCGAGAGCGGCGACATCGTGGTGCGAGATGTGTGGTTGCCGGGAGATATTGCTACCGGCGATCTGATCGCCGTCGCGGCCACCGGTGCCTATTGCCGGGCGATGGCCAGCAACTACAACGCGGTACCCCGACCCCCCGCCATGGGAGTGCGGGATGGTCGACTCAGCACGCTGTTGCGGCGGGAGACCGTGGTCGACATGTTGGCGTTGGATCCTGGGCTGTGA